The proteins below come from a single Chryseobacterium sp. MA9 genomic window:
- a CDS encoding VOC family protein codes for MTINHLNLVVTDVSKSVLFFEKYFEFTCELIKGEHIIAILSNKENFTLVLMNSKNEDTTYPKDFHIGFILDDLKAVDDLHQKLIKGGIAISQSPRKIRNSYAFYFWFENIFIEVGHYLS; via the coding sequence ATGACAATTAATCACTTAAACCTCGTCGTTACCGATGTTAGTAAATCGGTTCTTTTTTTTGAGAAATATTTTGAATTCACTTGTGAGCTTATAAAAGGAGAGCACATAATTGCTATATTAAGTAATAAAGAAAATTTTACACTCGTTCTAATGAACAGTAAAAATGAAGATACCACATATCCAAAAGACTTCCATATAGGTTTTATTTTAGATGATCTAAAAGCGGTCGATGATCTGCATCAAAAATTGATTAAAGGTGGTATAGCAATAAGCCAGTCGCCTAGAAAAATCCGGAACAGTTATGCTTTCTACTTCTGGTTCGAAAATATATTTATTGAAGTAGGACATTACCTTTCCTAG
- a CDS encoding redox-active disulfide protein 2, with the protein MKNRAVSEYTNEELISNEKKIKIITIILGIAILLLFLSNIFLTFKRGFSAMSVIPIALVPILILNINNWNQLKKEKANRNL; encoded by the coding sequence ATGAAAAACAGAGCAGTAAGCGAATACACAAATGAAGAACTCATCAGTAATGAAAAGAAAATTAAAATTATTACTATCATACTGGGCATTGCAATCCTCTTATTATTTCTGAGTAATATATTCTTAACATTCAAACGGGGATTTAGTGCTATGAGCGTAATTCCTATCGCTCTGGTTCCGATCCTAATTCTGAATATCAATAACTGGAACCAGTTAAAAAAAGAGAAGGCAAATAGAAATTTATAA
- a CDS encoding LicD family protein encodes MIFQIKEGAVYSTAGNETVEISSNITELPNDQNFHKDKYGFEMSPTDIQNYAAHIFIWEYILKNDITIPCIIIENDVKLKHTYEELCKDISSLPNEWDLIIPYNKLQEDTIPRNEIFPSRLGYYWGSYIYVINGEKITSMDCLKSIKQPIDEEILECSFNNSLKTLVVDTGWFEYDEENCPIYKSRGSFFIEKIKKINLWEERHKEQAVEILKYLGEKAKELDLSLFAHAGTLLGIIRHDDIMPWDDDLDLCMDENEIQLLLRAVENDNIIRYTKRIWHKTGSEYYKFFYKDGEYKEGYDYTFPFVDIWLLFHKEESSYMTSDGYEILTTDYFPGKAYELYKAPILVPHNHESILQKMYKNWDKYIKVFSWSHRKKENCIDSIIAPIQTDGKGRLIN; translated from the coding sequence ATGATATTTCAAATTAAAGAAGGAGCCGTGTACTCCACTGCCGGCAATGAGACAGTTGAAATCAGTTCCAATATAACGGAATTACCCAATGATCAAAATTTCCATAAAGATAAATATGGGTTTGAAATGTCTCCGACAGACATTCAGAATTACGCTGCCCACATTTTTATTTGGGAATATATTTTAAAAAATGACATAACAATACCCTGCATTATTATTGAGAATGATGTTAAACTTAAGCATACATACGAAGAACTGTGTAAAGACATCAGTTCACTTCCAAATGAGTGGGATTTAATCATTCCATACAATAAATTGCAAGAGGATACCATCCCCAGGAACGAAATATTCCCCAGCAGACTGGGCTATTATTGGGGCAGTTATATTTACGTTATCAATGGAGAAAAAATCACATCAATGGACTGCTTAAAAAGTATTAAACAGCCAATAGATGAAGAAATACTGGAGTGTTCCTTTAACAACTCTTTAAAGACCCTTGTGGTTGACACCGGCTGGTTTGAATATGATGAGGAAAACTGCCCAATCTATAAAAGCAGAGGATCGTTTTTTATTGAGAAAATAAAGAAGATTAATCTATGGGAAGAAAGACATAAAGAACAGGCAGTAGAAATACTCAAATACCTGGGAGAAAAAGCAAAGGAACTTGATTTGAGTCTTTTTGCTCATGCAGGAACGCTTCTGGGGATCATAAGACATGATGATATTATGCCATGGGATGATGATTTAGACTTATGCATGGATGAGAATGAAATTCAGCTCCTACTGCGTGCAGTGGAAAATGACAATATCATCAGATATACAAAGCGTATCTGGCATAAAACAGGATCTGAATATTACAAGTTTTTCTATAAAGATGGAGAATACAAGGAAGGTTATGATTACACATTTCCATTTGTGGACATCTGGCTGCTTTTTCACAAAGAGGAAAGTTCATATATGACTTCAGACGGCTATGAGATACTAACTACTGATTACTTTCCGGGAAAGGCTTATGAACTGTATAAGGCCCCTATCCTTGTTCCCCATAATCATGAATCAATTCTACAAAAAATGTATAAAAACTGGGACAAATACATTAAAGTTTTCTCATGGTCTCACCGCAAAAAAGAAAACTGCATTGATAGTATTATTGCCCCTATCCAGACTGACGGCAAAGGCCGTCTTATTAACTAA
- a CDS encoding 2-C-methyl-D-erythritol 4-phosphate cytidylyltransferase, which translates to MKRLMRTKKYIIIVAAGEGNRMGAENAKQFLPLDGKPILIHTIDTFLSHPTLIFDIILVLNNSHLEIWDDLCQKYYYLKPIKIVIGGRERFHSVKNAIDTITDHECYIGIHDGVRPFVSETVIESAFSEVIKHDAVIPVVAMVPTIRMTDGENNRSMNRSDFKVVQTPQVFKSEIIKRAYQMPYQSTFFDDATVVEFYGHTIKLIEGNEENIKITLPIDYLTAKALQKTKLIHDISN; encoded by the coding sequence ATGAAACGATTGATGAGAACGAAGAAATACATTATAATTGTGGCGGCTGGTGAGGGTAACAGAATGGGTGCTGAAAACGCAAAACAGTTCCTTCCCCTTGATGGTAAACCAATTCTCATCCATACCATCGATACCTTTTTAAGCCACCCCACTCTTATTTTTGACATAATCCTGGTTCTTAATAACTCTCATTTGGAAATTTGGGATGATTTATGCCAGAAATACTATTATCTCAAGCCCATTAAAATTGTCATCGGAGGCAGGGAAAGGTTTCACTCCGTAAAGAATGCAATTGACACCATTACCGATCATGAATGCTATATCGGAATTCACGATGGTGTCAGACCATTCGTAAGTGAAACGGTCATTGAGAGTGCTTTCTCAGAAGTAATTAAACATGATGCTGTTATTCCCGTTGTCGCCATGGTTCCTACCATAAGAATGACAGATGGTGAAAATAACCGGAGCATGAACCGCAGCGATTTTAAAGTTGTTCAAACACCCCAGGTCTTCAAGTCTGAAATTATAAAAAGAGCTTATCAGATGCCCTATCAATCAACTTTTTTTGATGATGCTACAGTGGTTGAGTTTTACGGACATACTATAAAACTTATTGAAGGCAATGAGGAAAATATAAAAATAACACTTCCCATCGATTACCTTACTGCAAAAGCCTTACAAAAAACAAAACTAATACATGATATTTCAAATTAA
- a CDS encoding peptidase domain-containing ABC transporter: MIKSFPHERQYDKMDCGPTCLKIIAKHYGRYYSLQFLRDLCSITKEGVSLADLIYACEKIGIKSHAVRCTFQELNSQVHLPAILHWGESHFVVIYRIKGDKIYISDPARGKVVYRLDEFQSKWKKNNEKGIALLIEPAHNFKTVHIEEVIEQKNTLFDFLRYFSNYKKILFLLLVVMTIITGLNLFLPFISRSVIDIGVNKRDLQFIKMILIANLALIICSFFSTIIRDWIILQVSNRVSVNIISDYLSKLLKLPFSFFENKHPGDILQRAHDHERIRSFIMGNSLNIIFSLLSFSAFIFVLVIYSIPVFLIFIAGTAIYLTYIFLFFKARKQVDMNYFALMGKDQGFWIETINNIQEIKINNYEVSRKLKWDEIQAKIFKQNLQMQSITNRQNVGAQVIDNLKNVSITFYCAVLVINAKMTLGELLSIQMILGMLNGPIQQLVQFFLGFQMAKLSFSRIREIKSLPEEDNYENNSFTLPSSGTLKFSNVYFQYSARQPYVLQNLNFVVPEGKTTAFVGDSGSGKSTVLKLLLRLYEPSAGDITVGEMNYKNISISNWRDQCGSVFQNGKIFNDTVLNNIVLNTGTIDYKLLKDVVAIANMTQEIENMPLGYKTKIGENGRGISGGQKQRILIARALYRNPKYIFLDEATNALDSINEKNIVHSLSGVFVNKTVVIVAHRLSTIMNADQIIVMKDGRIIERGNHMTLMNQKGHYYKLFESQINVLNGAEKLHTETTTA, from the coding sequence ATGATCAAAAGCTTTCCGCACGAAAGGCAGTATGATAAGATGGATTGTGGTCCAACATGTCTGAAGATAATAGCCAAACATTACGGAAGATATTATTCGTTACAATTTCTGAGGGATTTATGCAGCATAACAAAAGAGGGGGTCTCTCTGGCTGACCTTATATATGCCTGCGAAAAAATCGGAATCAAGTCTCACGCAGTACGTTGTACTTTTCAGGAATTAAATTCACAGGTTCATCTACCCGCGATTCTTCACTGGGGTGAAAGTCATTTTGTTGTTATCTATCGAATTAAGGGAGATAAGATTTATATATCGGATCCGGCAAGGGGGAAAGTTGTTTACAGGCTGGATGAATTTCAAAGCAAATGGAAAAAAAACAATGAAAAGGGGATTGCCCTTTTGATTGAACCTGCCCATAATTTTAAAACTGTCCATATTGAAGAAGTCATTGAGCAGAAGAATACACTGTTCGATTTCCTCAGGTATTTTTCAAACTACAAAAAAATACTGTTTTTATTACTTGTAGTAATGACTATAATTACGGGATTGAATTTATTTCTGCCGTTTATCTCAAGGTCTGTAATTGATATTGGGGTGAACAAAAGGGATTTACAGTTTATTAAGATGATCCTGATCGCTAATCTGGCGCTTATTATCTGTTCTTTTTTCTCAACGATTATAAGGGACTGGATCATCCTGCAGGTTTCAAACAGAGTAAGTGTTAATATTATTTCAGATTATTTATCAAAGCTGTTAAAACTGCCTTTCAGTTTTTTTGAGAACAAACATCCTGGAGATATCCTGCAGCGAGCCCATGACCATGAAAGAATAAGAAGTTTTATCATGGGAAATTCTTTGAATATTATTTTTTCCCTTTTATCATTTTCTGCTTTCATTTTTGTTCTTGTTATTTACAGCATCCCCGTTTTCCTTATTTTCATCGCGGGTACTGCAATTTATCTTACCTATATCTTTCTTTTTTTTAAAGCCAGAAAACAGGTTGATATGAATTATTTTGCTTTAATGGGTAAGGACCAGGGATTCTGGATTGAAACGATTAATAATATTCAGGAAATTAAGATCAATAACTATGAAGTTTCCAGAAAACTGAAATGGGACGAAATACAGGCCAAAATTTTTAAACAGAATCTGCAGATGCAGTCCATTACGAACAGGCAGAACGTGGGAGCGCAGGTTATTGATAATCTTAAAAATGTATCAATTACTTTTTACTGTGCAGTGCTGGTGATTAATGCTAAAATGACTCTTGGAGAGCTTTTGTCCATTCAAATGATACTGGGAATGTTGAATGGTCCCATTCAGCAACTGGTTCAGTTTTTTCTGGGTTTCCAGATGGCGAAATTAAGCTTTAGCCGAATTCGCGAGATCAAAAGTTTGCCCGAAGAAGATAATTATGAAAATAACAGCTTTACGCTGCCTTCCTCGGGAACCTTAAAGTTTTCAAACGTGTACTTTCAGTATTCTGCCCGCCAGCCATACGTATTACAGAATCTAAACTTTGTCGTCCCCGAAGGAAAGACTACTGCTTTTGTGGGGGACAGCGGTAGTGGCAAATCTACAGTACTAAAGCTTTTACTGCGATTGTACGAGCCTTCTGCCGGTGATATTACAGTGGGTGAGATGAATTATAAGAATATAAGTATTTCTAACTGGAGAGATCAGTGTGGAAGTGTTTTCCAGAACGGTAAGATATTTAATGATACCGTATTAAATAATATTGTCCTCAACACAGGTACTATTGATTATAAACTGCTAAAAGATGTCGTTGCGATTGCCAACATGACGCAAGAGATTGAGAACATGCCTTTGGGATACAAAACTAAAATTGGGGAAAACGGACGGGGAATAAGCGGTGGACAAAAGCAGAGAATCCTTATAGCAAGAGCTTTATACCGAAATCCGAAATATATTTTTCTGGACGAGGCGACCAATGCACTTGACTCAATCAATGAAAAAAATATTGTTCATTCCCTTTCCGGGGTATTCGTTAATAAAACGGTTGTAATTGTTGCTCATCGTTTAAGTACCATTATGAACGCAGATCAGATTATCGTAATGAAAGACGGTAGGATTATAGAAAGAGGAAACCACATGACTCTTATGAATCAAAAGGGACATTATTATAAGCTTTTTGAAAGTCAAATAAATGTTTTAAATGGAGCCGAGAAATTACATACAGAGACCACCACAGCATAA
- a CDS encoding HlyD family efflux transporter periplasmic adaptor subunit, with protein MEPRNYIQRPPQHNSEEITFLVSRIPSNISIRIFALISLLLLVLIIALFAIKYPDSYKGSVTIVADNPSISLVANHQGPVVILKKDHDAVNKGDIVAYIENEASFQEMLALEKTMLNFNADTDFASFYHSLPKIVHVGEINNNYFTFLNALQQYVLFSKNDLYDKQQKLLDNLASKQEKQLHLQKDRVKLINKNDKLGYNKLTRDSLLRDAQIISQQQFEDTEQNYLSALQYNNTTKQEIHKLDQEILSTKNKSTEARILKTEKEEKLISDLYNSYNDLINKIRAWKRAFLIIAPVGGKVQFLSFLKNNQYINHQDPIFAIVPASNKVNGQMLISDFGLGKIKQSQDVLIRLNNFPHEEYGVIKAKVIKVSFLGNTVKTVNGDEKKYMVDLAITAAGDTILSDGVVGEGEILTDNKRLYERVLEKVILNF; from the coding sequence ATGGAGCCGAGAAATTACATACAGAGACCACCACAGCATAATTCGGAAGAAATTACTTTTCTAGTTTCACGAATACCGAGTAATATCAGTATACGGATTTTTGCTCTGATCAGTTTACTTTTATTAGTACTTATCATAGCCTTATTTGCGATAAAATATCCAGATTCTTATAAAGGATCTGTTACGATCGTGGCCGATAATCCATCCATATCTCTTGTGGCCAATCATCAGGGTCCGGTAGTTATTTTGAAAAAAGATCACGATGCTGTTAATAAAGGAGATATTGTAGCTTATATTGAAAATGAAGCATCTTTTCAGGAAATGTTAGCGTTGGAAAAGACAATGCTAAATTTTAATGCGGATACAGATTTTGCCTCATTTTACCACTCACTTCCCAAAATTGTTCATGTTGGAGAAATCAATAACAACTATTTTACTTTCCTTAATGCCTTACAGCAATATGTCCTTTTTTCCAAGAACGACCTTTATGACAAACAGCAAAAGCTATTAGACAATCTTGCAAGTAAACAGGAGAAGCAGCTGCACCTACAGAAAGACAGGGTTAAACTGATCAACAAGAATGACAAATTGGGGTATAATAAGCTTACAAGAGATTCCCTGCTTAGGGATGCCCAGATAATTAGCCAGCAGCAATTTGAAGATACAGAGCAAAACTATCTCAGCGCGCTACAATATAATAATACGACTAAACAGGAGATTCATAAACTGGACCAGGAAATTCTGAGTACAAAAAATAAAAGTACAGAGGCACGGATTCTGAAAACGGAAAAAGAAGAAAAACTTATCTCCGATTTGTACAATAGCTATAATGACCTTATTAATAAAATCAGGGCTTGGAAAAGGGCTTTTTTGATTATTGCTCCTGTTGGTGGAAAGGTGCAATTTTTAAGTTTTCTGAAAAATAATCAATATATAAATCATCAGGATCCCATCTTTGCGATTGTTCCAGCATCCAATAAAGTCAATGGCCAGATGCTTATCTCAGATTTTGGATTGGGTAAAATTAAACAAAGCCAGGATGTACTGATAAGACTCAACAATTTTCCTCATGAAGAATACGGAGTCATAAAAGCAAAGGTGATAAAAGTTTCATTTTTGGGAAATACTGTCAAAACGGTAAACGGTGATGAAAAGAAGTATATGGTAGACTTGGCGATCACAGCTGCGGGCGATACGATTCTTTCGGATGGAGTAGTTGGAGAAGGAGAGATTTTGACTGATAACAAAAGACTTTATGAAAGGGTTCTGGAAAAAGTTATTCTGAACTTCTAA
- a CDS encoding carboxypeptidase-like regulatory domain-containing protein has product MNLLSVVYLIKVYEGYFKFEGIAYGKYYLILSSVGFESITREIELTEGAFKFAEPFVMQQKGHHLDEVVVTAKDLAAGDVVNIKLIAVSKRYYDYFRKLLNASGSDSGPFSTTPTSVNGNISNSTNSANAPLGYFRL; this is encoded by the coding sequence ATGAATCTGCTATCGGTTGTTTATCTTATAAAGGTATACGAGGGGTATTTCAAATTTGAAGGCATAGCATATGGAAAATATTACCTAATACTTAGTTCAGTAGGATTTGAAAGTATCACCAGAGAGATTGAGCTGACAGAAGGAGCTTTTAAATTTGCCGAGCCATTTGTTATGCAGCAAAAAGGACATCATTTGGATGAAGTGGTTGTTACGGCAAAAGACCTGGCTGCAGGAGATGTTGTAAATATTAAGCTGATTGCAGTTTCTAAAAGATATTATGATTATTTCCGCAAACTACTGAATGCTTCCGGCTCTGACAGCGGTCCGTTTTCTACGACTCCTACTTCTGTTAATGGAAATATTAGTAACTCAACCAATTCTGCCAATGCACCTTTGGGTTACTTCAGATTGTAA
- a CDS encoding alpha/beta fold hydrolase, translating into MSTLTLKDGTEIFYKDQGQGPVLMFHHGWPLSSDDWDAQVIFFLQKGYRVIAHDRRGHGRSSQNIYNHTIEQYASDAAELVEFLDLKDVVHIGHSTGGGEVIRYVNKYSNGRAKKAVLISAIPPVMVQSENNPDGVPMEVFDNIREQTLNNRNQFYFDLTFPFYGYNREGANVKEGVQRNWWRQGLMGGIVAHYDGIKAFSETDLTEDLKAVAIPVLVLHGEDDQIVPIANAALKSIKLLKNGKLITYTGFPHGMPTTEHETINKDLLEFIAE; encoded by the coding sequence ATGAGTACATTAACATTAAAAGACGGAACAGAAATTTTTTACAAAGATCAGGGGCAGGGACCTGTACTGATGTTTCACCACGGATGGCCTTTATCATCTGATGACTGGGATGCGCAGGTTATTTTCTTCTTACAGAAAGGTTATAGAGTGATTGCCCACGACAGAAGAGGTCACGGCCGTTCCAGCCAGAATATCTACAACCATACTATTGAACAATATGCTTCTGATGCCGCTGAACTGGTAGAATTTCTTGATTTAAAAGATGTTGTACACATTGGACACTCAACAGGCGGTGGTGAGGTGATCCGTTATGTCAACAAATATTCTAATGGAAGGGCTAAAAAAGCGGTTCTGATCAGTGCCATTCCTCCGGTAATGGTTCAGAGTGAGAACAATCCTGATGGTGTTCCTATGGAAGTTTTCGATAATATCAGAGAACAGACTCTGAACAACAGAAATCAGTTTTATTTTGATCTGACTTTCCCTTTCTATGGTTATAACAGAGAAGGAGCAAACGTAAAAGAAGGAGTACAGAGAAACTGGTGGAGACAGGGATTGATGGGAGGAATTGTTGCCCATTATGACGGTATCAAAGCCTTTTCAGAAACAGATTTAACCGAAGATTTAAAAGCTGTTGCTATTCCTGTTTTGGTGTTGCATGGTGAAGATGACCAAATTGTTCCTATTGCAAATGCAGCATTAAAATCAATTAAATTATTGAAGAACGGAAAGCTGATCACTTATACGGGTTTTCCACATGGTATGCCGACTACAGAGCATGAGACAATCAATAAAGATCTTTTGGAATTTATTGCTGAATAA
- a CDS encoding MaoC family dehydratase, translating into MENSKTYESPFNPEDFSIVPARTFDELKVGEVFRAPSRTLTDAHASAFQTVSCDNHPIHYDVEYAKRYGHEAPVVHGLQVLAFTAPGATLLPHYFGNVFIAFLELSCNFLKEVHSGDTMYSSLEITDLTPQGDKGIVTTKVTVYNQKSELVLEGQHKYLLKR; encoded by the coding sequence ATGGAAAACTCAAAAACTTACGAATCGCCATTCAATCCTGAAGATTTTTCTATTGTTCCGGCTCGTACGTTCGACGAACTGAAAGTAGGTGAAGTGTTCAGAGCACCAAGCAGAACTCTTACTGATGCACATGCTTCAGCTTTTCAAACGGTCTCCTGTGATAATCATCCGATTCATTATGATGTGGAATACGCAAAAAGATACGGCCACGAAGCTCCCGTAGTTCACGGTTTGCAGGTATTGGCTTTTACCGCACCAGGAGCAACTCTTTTGCCTCACTATTTCGGAAATGTTTTCATTGCTTTTTTAGAATTATCATGCAATTTTTTGAAGGAGGTACATTCAGGAGATACTATGTATTCTTCGTTAGAAATTACCGATTTAACACCACAGGGAGACAAAGGTATAGTTACTACAAAAGTAACAGTCTATAATCAAAAATCTGAACTCGTGTTGGAAGGACAGCATAAATATTTACTAAAAAGATAA
- a CDS encoding alpha/beta fold hydrolase, translating to MKLKLILGAAVLLPTVFFTNMNAQNTAKSTKGRAEYIEVEPNVRLHVSDLGEGKPVVLIHGYPVSDASWEYQYLPLIKAGYRVIGITLRGFGQSDKPYGKYDYDQFASDIKTVLDKLDIKDATLGGHSMGGAIALHYVAKYNSAHISKLALFAAAAPVHTKKPDYPYPLFTKEDITKWIDLVSVDRPGLLNTIGERFVLSATSVSPGVGTWLGGIEMQSSAYAMEQALIALRDEDLRGDLPKIKIPTLIMQAKQDRIVAYALAEQMNKAIKGSKLIPFENSGHALFLEEKDKFNEELLKFLTQ from the coding sequence ATGAAACTAAAATTAATTCTTGGTGCTGCCGTGTTATTGCCAACGGTATTCTTTACTAATATGAACGCACAAAATACGGCGAAATCTACAAAAGGCAGAGCAGAATATATCGAAGTGGAACCTAATGTAAGACTTCATGTTTCCGACCTTGGAGAAGGAAAACCAGTTGTTTTAATTCACGGTTATCCGGTAAGTGATGCTTCCTGGGAGTACCAATATCTTCCTTTAATCAAAGCGGGTTATCGTGTTATAGGAATCACTCTGAGAGGATTCGGACAGTCGGACAAACCGTATGGGAAATATGATTATGATCAGTTTGCCTCTGATATCAAAACTGTTTTAGACAAATTAGATATCAAAGATGCTACGTTGGGTGGACATTCTATGGGCGGTGCAATTGCTTTGCATTATGTGGCGAAATACAATAGTGCTCATATCAGTAAATTGGCATTATTCGCTGCTGCTGCACCTGTTCATACTAAAAAACCTGATTATCCTTATCCGTTATTTACCAAAGAAGACATTACCAAATGGATAGACCTTGTAAGCGTAGACAGACCGGGATTATTGAATACGATAGGTGAAAGATTCGTTTTATCTGCAACTTCTGTTTCACCTGGTGTAGGTACCTGGTTGGGAGGGATCGAAATGCAGTCATCTGCTTATGCAATGGAGCAGGCGTTAATTGCTTTAAGAGACGAAGATCTTCGTGGAGATTTACCGAAAATCAAGATTCCGACCCTTATCATGCAGGCAAAACAGGACAGAATAGTGGCTTACGCTCTGGCAGAGCAAATGAACAAAGCTATAAAAGGATCTAAGCTTATTCCTTTTGAAAACAGCGGACATGCATTGTTCCTAGAAGAAAAAGACAAATTCAATGAAGAATTATTGAAATTTCTTACGCAATAA
- a CDS encoding hydrolase encodes MKPSSKLPSPENHALVLIDFEGQMAFATKSISMNELRNNVAVICGASKIFNVPTIVTTVAEQSFSGPVFPEIEEAYPMATSGYIDRTTMNTWEDEAAYKAIVGTQKQKLVFAGLWTGVCIVGPALSALEENYDVYVITDACGDVSDEAHERAIQRMIHSGVKPMTSIQYILELQRDWARQETYGPVTDLMKKYGASYGLGIHYAHHMLNH; translated from the coding sequence ATGAAACCATCATCAAAATTACCTTCTCCTGAAAATCACGCGCTGGTATTGATCGACTTTGAAGGACAAATGGCATTTGCAACCAAAAGTATCTCTATGAATGAGCTGCGTAATAATGTTGCGGTAATCTGTGGAGCTTCTAAAATATTCAATGTTCCAACCATCGTTACAACCGTTGCTGAACAAAGTTTTTCAGGTCCTGTTTTCCCGGAAATTGAGGAAGCATACCCTATGGCAACATCAGGCTATATCGACAGAACAACAATGAATACCTGGGAAGATGAAGCTGCATATAAAGCAATCGTAGGAACACAGAAACAGAAGCTGGTTTTCGCAGGATTATGGACAGGGGTGTGCATTGTAGGCCCAGCACTGTCTGCTCTCGAGGAAAACTATGATGTTTACGTAATCACTGATGCTTGCGGAGATGTAAGTGACGAAGCTCACGAAAGAGCCATCCAGAGAATGATCCATTCAGGAGTAAAGCCTATGACTTCAATTCAGTATATCCTGGAACTTCAGAGAGACTGGGCACGCCAGGAAACATATGGTCCTGTAACTGATCTGATGAAAAAATATGGTGCTTCTTACGGATTGGGTATCCACTATGCCCATCATATGCTGAATCACTAA